DNA sequence from the Triticum dicoccoides isolate Atlit2015 ecotype Zavitan unplaced genomic scaffold, WEW_v2.0 scaffold185500, whole genome shotgun sequence genome:
TCCATCTAACAACCAATCACAAATCTCTCCCCCCTAATTTTCAGGGGGGTGGGCCGCCCCGCTCACCTATTAACCAATCAAGGTCAATCATCCTGTAAAAGCCTGTAAAtcgtttgtacgtgtagcattgccGCTTATTCTGCCATGCATGCTAGGTGATTACTACGTAGACGTAACCAACCTAACTTTACGCACTCATTTTACGCCCATATGTAACACGTATATATGGCGAGACGATGGACGAATCAGCTGTTGACGACCCTGCAGTTGCGCCTAATCTGGCCGGCGGTTCCAGTCAGCGGTGTGATGTTCCCCATCTTGATCATCGCCGTCACAAAGTCGGAGGCGAAGAGCGCCGGGTTGGCGATATACTGGCGCACCAGCGCGTCCTGTGAGCCGCCGTTGAAGAGCACCTGGTCGGAGTTCAGCAAGCCGCGCTTGGCGACCAGGTTGCGGTAGTAGGCGTTGTCGAAGACGAGCTGCGTCTGCACGTCGAACGGCGCCAGGTTCATGTCGCCGTTGGGGGGCTGGGCGGGGCAGGTACGCTTGCGCAGTGTGGCGAATGCCGGGTCGATGTTGGTGCCGTTGTAGATGTGGTCGCGGAAGTTGAGGCACTGAGAGAAGCCGATAGTGTGCGCACCGGATAACGCCGTGAGGTCACGCGGGTTTAGCTTCTTCTTGTCGAACGCCATGACGAGCCCGTCCAGGGTTAAGAAGGGAGCTGGGAGGTCGGCGTTCGCCTCGGTCAGGCTGGCCGTCGTTGAGTCGCGCCGGCCGAGCGGCACCGCCCAGCTGGGCCCCCCTAGCTGATCCAAGACACTTGTTGTCAGCATTAAAAACTTGTACGTGCACTGTGCCAAATGTCCACTGATTTTATGTACGTACCAGAAACGTGCCGTCCCGTGCTGCGAGAGCAGCGATGTCCGCGCAGGAGACGACGCCAGGGCAGAGCAGCTCCACGTTCCGCTTGATCTCGTCGATCACCTCGTAGCCCCGCACCGAGTTATTGTTCGGGGCGGCCGTCTTCTCGCCCACGAAGCTACCCACGTCATCCAAGAGAATGGACCCGTCACAGccctatatatacatacatataacaAAATTCCCGCATTAATCTGACCTTCTCTGTGAAAAGAAAATTACTGTAAATCAATCGACATAACTAT
Encoded proteins:
- the LOC119344785 gene encoding peroxidase 70-like; the protein is MASNSTCRAWHCLLALFLLASAAYGQLSPSFYARSCPTLQLIVRATMIKALLVERRMGASLLRLHFHDCFVQGCDGSILLDDVGSFVGEKTAAPNNNSVRGYEVIDEIKRNVELLCPGVVSCADIAALAARDGTFLLGGPSWAVPLGRRDSTTASLTEANADLPAPFLTLDGLVMAFDKKKLNPRDLTALSGAHTIGFSQCLNFRDHIYNGTNIDPAFATLRKRTCPAQPPNGDMNLAPFDVQTQLVFDNAYYRNLVAKRGLLNSDQVLFNGGSQDALVRQYIANPALFASDFVTAMIKMGNITPLTGTAGQIRRNCRVVNS